One segment of Methylotuvimicrobium sp. KM2 DNA contains the following:
- a CDS encoding PIN domain-containing protein gives MQHKRLVIDANILIRAVLGARVRHLIEYYCESVAFYMAEANAKEAEFYLSTELAEKRNLSEEIWRPVFNGILNTVQIITDDVLIEVESKAKARIASRDINDWPAVAAALLLDCPVWTEDKDFLGAGVAIWTTATVEIYLSNA, from the coding sequence ATGCAGCATAAACGTTTAGTCATTGATGCTAATATCCTCATTCGGGCTGTTTTGGGGGCTCGAGTTAGACATTTGATTGAGTATTACTGCGAATCTGTTGCCTTCTACATGGCAGAAGCGAATGCTAAAGAAGCCGAATTTTATCTCTCAACTGAACTGGCAGAAAAGCGTAACTTGAGTGAAGAGATTTGGCGACCGGTATTTAATGGTATATTAAATACGGTTCAAATCATTACTGATGATGTTCTAATTGAGGTTGAGAGCAAAGCAAAAGCGCGCATAGCCTCCCGTGATATCAACGATTGGCCTGCTGTTGCAGCGGCACTACTACTCGACTGTCCGGTGTGGACAGAGGATAAGGATTTTCTAGGCGCAGGAGTTGCTATTTGGACCACGGCAACAGTTGAGATTTATCTCTCTAACGCATAA
- a CDS encoding DNA methyltransferase — MKALLPRYAGKVDCIFIDPPYNTGNENWCYNDNVNSPIMREWLNSNPVNKEDMLRHDKWMSMMWPRLKLLHELLAETGSFWMTLDDNEVHRARMMLDEVFGEENFIAEIIWKSRKSEDSRALHGVSIDHEYLLCYAKENSFRVRGIDIDEEKFSNPDNDPRGAWRSADMTGLANIEQRPNLHFQITNPESGITYPSPERGWRFDRAGIAKRIEEKRIIWPSSVDGRPRQKLYLEELKNNTKNWSSIIDDISTGDGSREIEQIFGKRYFDFPKPSSFIQRIVEQSCQFDSTVLDSFAGSATTAHAVLAQNAKDGGNRQFILVECEDYADSLTAERVRRVINGYEFQGTQKEELYREKINWSNFSKEGPHHKIMQHVQSIDNLDGLRFDNIKKEIKSGELIVTGQKKITEKVAGLGGGFTFYTLGEPLDIDKILTGETLPDYSALGAWLFHTATGQPLNAEQTDAERWYLGSSSQYHVWLIYRPDLDFLKSPQAALTLSVAENIAQTHKDKSHLVFAAAKYAPNRLLLPLGVEYAPLPFALYRIEKD; from the coding sequence TTGAAAGCCCTGTTGCCGCGCTATGCGGGCAAGGTGGATTGCATATTCATCGATCCACCCTATAACACCGGCAATGAAAACTGGTGCTACAACGACAACGTCAACAGTCCGATCATGCGGGAATGGTTGAACAGCAATCCAGTCAACAAGGAAGACATGCTGCGCCATGACAAGTGGATGTCTATGATGTGGCCGCGACTCAAGCTGTTACATGAGTTACTGGCGGAAACAGGCAGTTTTTGGATGACCTTGGATGATAACGAGGTGCATCGGGCCAGGATGATGTTGGATGAGGTTTTTGGGGAGGAAAATTTTATAGCTGAAATTATCTGGAAATCTAGGAAAAGCGAAGACTCAAGGGCTCTGCACGGCGTTAGCATCGATCATGAATATCTCTTGTGTTATGCAAAAGAAAATTCGTTTAGGGTTAGAGGTATTGATATTGATGAAGAAAAATTTTCTAATCCAGATAATGATCCGCGTGGTGCTTGGCGTAGCGCTGATATGACAGGACTGGCTAATATAGAGCAGCGTCCAAATCTTCATTTTCAAATAACGAACCCGGAATCTGGAATTACTTATCCTTCGCCTGAAAGAGGTTGGAGATTTGACAGAGCAGGCATAGCCAAGCGTATTGAAGAAAAACGAATTATTTGGCCTTCTTCAGTTGATGGTAGACCAAGACAGAAACTTTATCTTGAGGAACTCAAAAATAACACCAAGAATTGGTCCTCAATAATTGATGACATAAGCACAGGAGATGGATCGAGAGAAATTGAGCAAATTTTTGGAAAAAGGTATTTTGATTTTCCGAAGCCTTCATCTTTCATCCAACGAATTGTTGAACAGTCTTGTCAATTTGATTCTACCGTACTTGACTCCTTCGCTGGCTCCGCCACGACCGCCCACGCGGTACTGGCGCAAAACGCCAAAGACGGTGGCAATCGCCAATTCATTCTGGTCGAATGCGAGGACTATGCGGATAGCCTGACCGCCGAACGGGTGCGCCGCGTGATCAACGGCTATGAATTCCAAGGTACGCAAAAGGAAGAGCTGTACCGGGAAAAAATTAACTGGAGCAACTTCAGTAAGGAAGGGCCGCATCACAAGATAATGCAGCATGTACAAAGTATCGACAATCTCGACGGTCTGCGCTTCGACAACATCAAGAAGGAAATCAAGAGCGGCGAATTGATCGTGACCGGTCAAAAGAAAATCACCGAAAAAGTGGCCGGTCTGGGCGGCGGCTTTACCTTTTACACCTTGGGCGAACCGCTCGACATCGATAAAATTCTGACCGGTGAAACCTTGCCCGATTATTCAGCCTTGGGCGCATGGCTGTTTCATACCGCCACCGGGCAACCATTGAATGCCGAGCAAACCGATGCCGAACGTTGGTACTTAGGCAGTAGTAGTCAGTATCACGTCTGGTTGATTTACCGTCCCGATCTGGATTTCTTGAAATCCCCGCAAGCCGCCTTGACCTTGAGCGTGGCGGAAAATATAGCTCAAACGCACAAGGACAAATCACACCTTGTTTTTGCCGCCGCCAAATATGCGCCGAATCGATTATTACTGCCGCTGGGCGTGGAATATGCGCCGCTGCCGTTCGCGCTGTATCGCATCGAAAAGGATTAA
- a CDS encoding EscU/YscU/HrcU family type III secretion system export apparatus switch protein has translation MAKTYYNADIAVALKYDGKHAPKVTAKGEGLTAEQIMAIAEQHGIPLQAEPELARILAQVPLGEEIPRELYIAVAQVIAFAYFLSGKTPENFTNHDD, from the coding sequence ATGGCGAAGACCTATTACAATGCCGATATTGCCGTCGCGCTCAAATACGACGGCAAACATGCGCCGAAAGTCACCGCCAAAGGCGAAGGTCTTACCGCCGAACAGATAATGGCCATTGCCGAACAACACGGCATTCCGCTGCAAGCCGAACCCGAGTTGGCCCGAATTCTGGCTCAGGTACCGCTAGGCGAGGAAATCCCCCGAGAACTTTATATCGCGGTCGCGCAAGTAATCGCGTTCGCTTACTTTCTGAGCGGCAAAACTCCTGAAAATTTCACGAACCATGACGATTAA
- the queF gene encoding preQ(1) synthase translates to MTTQPSTQLETFDNPRPGRDFTIRIDIPEFTCLCPKTGQPDFATLTIEYVPNQLCVELKSLKLYMWSFRDRGAFHEAVTNEILDHIAAAIHPNFMRIRANFNVRGGIYTNVIAEHKNPDWQAPEPVHLP, encoded by the coding sequence ATGACGACACAACCCAGCACACAGCTCGAAACCTTCGACAACCCAAGACCCGGCAGGGATTTTACGATTCGCATCGACATCCCGGAATTCACCTGTCTGTGCCCTAAAACCGGCCAACCCGATTTCGCGACGTTAACGATAGAATATGTTCCGAATCAACTCTGCGTCGAACTCAAATCGCTAAAACTCTATATGTGGTCCTTCCGCGATCGGGGCGCATTTCATGAAGCAGTCACGAACGAAATTCTCGATCACATCGCCGCGGCAATCCATCCCAACTTCATGCGTATCCGGGCGAATTTCAATGTGCGGGGCGGCATTTACACGAATGTGATCGCCGAACATAAAAACCCCGACTGGCAAGCGCCGGAACCGGTGCATCTGCCCTAA
- the smbP gene encoding small metal-binding protein SmbP translates to MKLLKTMTIGLLMGASQLVMAEDHSAVALEHAHAAVEHGKMGHASILVEHAEAALEHAIKALETAEGEEKAHLEAAVKVLEYSIEHGKMDHADIATPPAEEAIEHIQMSTQSKGSAAAAELEIEDQKETSKSSSSKWPVTGYKKINQ, encoded by the coding sequence ATGAAACTATTAAAAACAATGACCATAGGTTTGCTGATGGGCGCTAGCCAATTGGTTATGGCGGAAGATCATTCTGCAGTGGCATTAGAGCATGCGCATGCCGCAGTCGAGCACGGCAAAATGGGCCACGCTTCGATTTTGGTCGAACATGCCGAAGCTGCATTAGAACATGCGATAAAAGCGTTAGAAACTGCGGAAGGCGAGGAAAAAGCGCATCTGGAAGCCGCCGTTAAAGTATTGGAGTATTCCATCGAACACGGCAAGATGGATCATGCCGACATAGCAACACCACCGGCCGAAGAAGCCATTGAACACATTCAAATGTCAACCCAATCCAAAGGATCGGCTGCCGCGGCAGAACTTGAGATTGAAGATCAGAAAGAGACTTCCAAATCGTCATCTAGCAAATGGCCTGTCACCGGCTATAAGAAAATAAATCAATAA
- the smc gene encoding chromosome segregation protein SMC, which translates to MKLEKIKLSGFKSFVDPTVIPIAGNLTAIVGPNGCGKSNIIDAVRWVMGESSAKHLRGGSMADVIFNGSASRKPVGTASVELIFDNSEGKAGGEFAKYNTISIKRQVSRDGQSMYALNNARCRRKDITDLFLGTGLGSRSYAIIEQGTISRMVEAKPEELRVHIEEAAGVSKYKERRQETESRMQHTRENLERLTDLRDEVEKQLKHLQKQAEKAEKYTGLKQQERQFKLELLAMRWDGYHQSLRKLDDQLREVAEEHNRLFVSSRETDAAIEAARAEHKNRQAAMNRTQGEYYQTSSEVGRLEQTIKLNQKSHEEIVVEIDRLRRQLEQSANELENDQLQLEEIKQALFEADEALALSLERAEDADMARQQAQDEKSAWQRQWESYLATSSGAKEQAEIERVKIQQLDSQSRQLQGRLDKLYTEQGELTASHLQTAIEDLSATVELLQEQRDEMHGQLEDLLARIQEQRQQLKQNNHELHGLRSELHGVNGKISSLELLQQHAMGKDNKHLAGWLDRAQLTDNKRLAELLEVESGWDHALETVLGAYLEAVCVEDAESLFPVLQNLTEDSVTLFETREFKQQLQHTALPALIDKVKAPWDLQGLLTGIYCADNLASAKAMESSLKPYESIILPDGTWIGCGWLRIIHSKDSKTGVLQREKELRSLKQRQSELQQQIEQLEERIEDAEQSLKDAEAHRETWQRDEKSLSSELSAKSAELSAESARHEQQQRRLAQVRHEIDEIVAETAEQAEMQAEAEIKLQQAEQHLYRLDEQKEALVEANRVLQTKLQAAEARASEIKQQVFSYQSKIESLRSSESLTTKQIERLSLQNRQAGERIAELEQKLVDTAAPIDDEKLLLQQYRTDKERLEKDLKAARKLLEETEQIIAGLTERHTQIQRDLEKQKASLDKLRFEQQECQVRRQTITEQLNEIDAEPEQVLQQIPEDANEEGWKSKVDVLATQIDKLGAINLSAIDEYQVQSERLKFLDDQHADLTEALDTLTEAINKIDKESRQRFRETFDKINSGLQEKFPKLFGGGQAYLELTEVDVLAAGVNIIARPPGKRNSSIHLLSGGEKALTAVALVFSIFELNPAPFCLLDEVDAPLDDANVGRFSKMVEEMSAAVQFLFISHNKVTMEIAKQLAGVTMREPGVSRMVAVDIEEAMSLAES; encoded by the coding sequence ATGAAACTGGAAAAAATCAAACTTTCAGGATTTAAATCGTTCGTCGATCCGACCGTTATCCCGATTGCCGGTAATTTAACCGCGATCGTCGGGCCCAATGGTTGCGGCAAGTCCAATATCATCGATGCGGTTCGCTGGGTGATGGGGGAGAGTTCGGCCAAGCATCTGCGCGGCGGCAGCATGGCCGATGTGATATTTAACGGTTCGGCATCGCGTAAACCGGTCGGCACAGCATCGGTCGAATTAATATTCGATAACAGCGAAGGCAAGGCCGGCGGCGAGTTCGCGAAATACAATACGATTTCGATCAAACGCCAGGTCAGCCGTGACGGGCAATCAATGTATGCTTTAAATAATGCGCGTTGCCGACGCAAGGATATTACCGACTTGTTTTTAGGTACCGGGCTTGGTTCGAGAAGTTATGCGATCATCGAACAGGGTACGATTTCGCGCATGGTCGAGGCCAAACCGGAAGAACTACGCGTGCACATCGAAGAAGCGGCGGGCGTTTCCAAGTATAAGGAGAGACGCCAGGAAACCGAGTCGCGCATGCAGCATACGCGCGAAAACCTGGAGCGTTTGACCGACTTGCGCGATGAAGTCGAAAAACAATTGAAACATCTGCAAAAACAAGCCGAAAAAGCCGAAAAATATACCGGCCTAAAGCAGCAAGAGCGTCAATTCAAATTGGAATTGCTGGCGATGCGCTGGGATGGTTATCATCAATCCTTGCGGAAATTGGATGATCAGTTGCGTGAAGTTGCCGAAGAACATAATCGTTTGTTCGTTTCTTCGCGCGAGACCGACGCCGCGATCGAAGCCGCGCGCGCCGAACATAAGAATCGGCAAGCGGCGATGAATCGCACGCAAGGCGAATATTATCAGACGTCCTCCGAAGTCGGTCGTTTGGAGCAGACGATCAAGTTGAATCAAAAAAGCCATGAGGAGATCGTGGTCGAGATTGACCGGCTCAGGCGGCAGCTCGAGCAATCGGCTAACGAGCTTGAAAACGATCAACTGCAATTGGAGGAAATTAAACAAGCCTTGTTCGAAGCCGATGAAGCATTGGCGCTGAGCCTGGAGCGCGCCGAGGATGCGGACATGGCGCGCCAACAAGCGCAGGATGAAAAAAGCGCTTGGCAACGGCAATGGGAGTCTTATCTTGCGACAAGTTCGGGCGCTAAGGAACAAGCCGAAATCGAACGGGTTAAAATCCAACAGTTGGATAGTCAAAGTCGCCAACTGCAAGGGCGCTTGGATAAATTGTATACCGAGCAGGGCGAATTGACCGCAAGCCATTTACAAACCGCTATCGAAGACTTGTCCGCAACGGTCGAATTACTTCAAGAGCAGCGCGATGAGATGCATGGGCAACTGGAGGATTTATTGGCGCGCATCCAGGAGCAACGTCAACAGCTCAAGCAAAATAATCATGAGTTGCACGGCTTGCGCTCCGAGCTGCATGGCGTCAACGGCAAGATTTCATCGCTGGAGTTGTTGCAGCAACATGCGATGGGGAAGGATAACAAGCATTTGGCTGGATGGTTGGATCGAGCCCAATTGACGGATAATAAACGTCTGGCGGAGTTGCTCGAAGTCGAAAGCGGCTGGGATCATGCGCTTGAAACCGTACTGGGTGCTTATCTCGAGGCGGTTTGCGTTGAGGATGCCGAGTCACTGTTTCCAGTATTGCAAAACCTGACCGAGGATTCGGTGACGCTGTTTGAAACGCGAGAGTTTAAACAACAATTGCAACATACCGCATTGCCGGCCTTGATCGATAAGGTCAAGGCACCTTGGGATTTGCAGGGTTTGTTGACCGGTATTTATTGCGCGGATAATTTGGCCTCTGCGAAGGCGATGGAATCGTCGCTCAAACCTTACGAATCGATTATTCTACCCGACGGCACTTGGATAGGATGCGGTTGGTTACGTATTATTCACAGTAAAGACAGTAAAACCGGTGTTTTGCAACGTGAAAAAGAACTGCGTTCGCTTAAACAGCGCCAATCGGAATTGCAACAACAAATCGAGCAACTCGAGGAGCGGATCGAAGACGCCGAGCAATCCTTGAAAGATGCCGAAGCTCATCGGGAAACCTGGCAGCGAGATGAAAAATCGCTCAGTTCGGAATTATCGGCTAAAAGCGCCGAATTGAGCGCGGAGTCAGCCCGGCACGAGCAGCAACAGCGGCGCTTGGCGCAGGTCCGTCATGAAATCGATGAAATCGTCGCTGAAACCGCCGAACAGGCGGAGATGCAAGCCGAAGCCGAAATAAAATTGCAACAAGCCGAGCAACATTTGTATCGACTAGATGAACAAAAAGAAGCATTGGTAGAGGCTAATCGGGTTTTGCAAACTAAGCTGCAAGCCGCTGAGGCCCGAGCTTCGGAAATTAAGCAACAGGTTTTCAGTTATCAGTCGAAGATTGAATCATTGCGTTCTTCAGAGTCTTTGACGACAAAACAAATCGAACGCTTAAGTCTGCAAAATCGACAAGCCGGCGAGCGTATCGCGGAACTGGAGCAAAAGCTGGTCGACACTGCCGCGCCGATTGACGATGAAAAGCTCTTATTGCAACAATACCGTACCGATAAAGAAAGGCTGGAGAAGGATCTTAAGGCCGCGAGAAAATTACTCGAGGAAACCGAACAAATCATCGCCGGTTTAACCGAGAGGCATACGCAAATTCAGCGCGACTTGGAAAAACAGAAAGCAAGCTTGGATAAGCTCCGTTTCGAGCAGCAAGAGTGTCAGGTTCGGCGGCAAACAATCACCGAACAACTAAATGAAATCGATGCCGAACCTGAGCAGGTATTACAGCAAATACCGGAAGACGCTAATGAAGAGGGCTGGAAATCGAAAGTCGATGTACTGGCAACTCAAATCGATAAGTTGGGTGCGATTAACCTGAGCGCGATCGATGAATATCAAGTTCAGTCGGAACGCCTGAAGTTTCTCGACGATCAGCATGCCGATTTGACCGAAGCCTTGGATACTCTCACGGAAGCGATCAATAAAATAGATAAAGAAAGCCGGCAGCGTTTTAGGGAAACATTCGATAAAATAAACAGCGGTTTGCAAGAAAAATTCCCTAAGCTATTCGGAGGAGGGCAGGCTTACCTAGAATTGACTGAAGTCGATGTATTGGCGGCCGGTGTCAATATCATCGCCCGTCCGCCGGGCAAGCGGAACAGTTCGATTCATTTGTTATCGGGTGGTGAAAAAGCATTAACGGCGGTTGCATTGGTATTTTCTATCTTTGAGCTCAATCCGGCGCCGTTTTGTTTATTGGACGAGGTCGATGCGCCACTGGACGATGCTAACGTGGGCCGTTTTTCGAAAATGGTCGAAGAAATGTCCGCGGCCGTGCAGTTTTTATTTATATCGCATAACAAGGTGACGATGGAGATTGCAAAACAATTGGCAGGTGTTACGATGAGAGAGCCCGGAGTGTCGCGCATGGTCGCGGTGGATATTGAAGAAGCAATGAGTCTGGCGGAAAGCTAA
- a CDS encoding SOS response-associated peptidase has translation MCGRFNLITTSDTIIEHFRLKRLPKYRTDFNIPPGQKILNIVQLEDGSNKSVYLHWGLIPSWSKDAKIANRLINARAETLADKPSFRAAYSKRRCLIPATGFYEWQQTEIGKQPYHVHYRDNQLFSFAGLWEHWTNGDETIYSCTIITCPALAPVSDIHERMPVIINPKNYGDWLNKQTFEIDVLAFDQTFSYQQMELTPISQHVNNPVHNDEACIHPIQLAH, from the coding sequence ATGTGCGGAAGGTTTAATTTAATCACGACGAGCGACACGATCATCGAACATTTCCGATTGAAGCGTTTGCCGAAATACCGGACCGACTTTAATATTCCGCCGGGACAAAAAATACTCAACATCGTGCAATTGGAAGACGGCAGCAACAAAAGCGTCTATTTGCATTGGGGCTTGATACCGTCCTGGAGCAAAGACGCAAAAATCGCCAACCGCTTAATCAATGCCAGAGCCGAGACCTTGGCCGACAAGCCTTCGTTCAGAGCGGCATATTCTAAACGGCGTTGCCTGATTCCCGCTACCGGCTTTTACGAATGGCAACAAACCGAAATCGGTAAACAACCGTATCATGTTCATTATCGGGATAATCAACTATTCTCATTTGCAGGGTTATGGGAGCATTGGACAAACGGCGACGAAACCATTTATTCCTGCACGATTATTACCTGCCCGGCCTTAGCACCGGTTTCAGACATTCATGAACGCATGCCGGTCATTATCAACCCTAAAAATTATGGCGATTGGTTGAATAAACAAACATTCGAAATCGACGTGCTCGCTTTCGATCAAACCTTTTCTTATCAACAAATGGAATTGACGCCGATTAGCCAACATGTCAATAATCCGGTCCATAACGATGAAGCATGCATTCATCCGATTCAATTAGCCCATTGA
- a CDS encoding PIN domain nuclease: MSRYLVDTSVWIDFFRQRTTLAVDRLYQLLDTPDDYGITEFIYQEILQGALHEQDFQALGDYLVSQVFFHPKYAVETYRQAAYLYFSCRRKGITIRSTIDCLIAQIAIEHDLVLLHSDKDFIRIAECLPALKLHPVRLQTTSCNYGGERYWFTCPAVGCGRRVAVLYLGGKYFACRHCYQLAYRSQRETADDRAARRAGKIRDKLHWEPGILNGNGWKPKGMHWRTFEKLQVEHDRHTQQAFAGIMARFKIKHL, encoded by the coding sequence ATGAGCCGTTATCTGGTCGATACCTCAGTGTGGATAGACTTTTTCAGACAACGAACAACACTGGCGGTTGATAGGCTTTACCAATTGTTGGATACCCCGGATGACTACGGCATTACCGAGTTCATATATCAGGAAATTCTCCAAGGCGCGCTGCACGAACAAGACTTTCAGGCACTTGGCGACTATTTGGTTTCGCAGGTATTTTTTCATCCTAAATATGCTGTGGAAACATACAGACAAGCCGCCTATCTTTATTTTTCCTGCCGTCGAAAAGGAATCACTATTCGCAGCACAATCGATTGTTTAATTGCCCAAATCGCCATCGAACACGATTTGGTTTTATTGCACAGTGACAAGGATTTTATACGCATTGCCGAGTGTTTGCCCGCCTTAAAATTGCATCCGGTGAGGTTGCAAACGACTTCCTGCAACTATGGCGGTGAACGGTATTGGTTCACTTGCCCTGCGGTCGGGTGCGGCCGGCGGGTTGCCGTGCTGTATCTGGGCGGCAAATATTTCGCTTGCCGGCACTGCTATCAACTTGCGTATCGAAGCCAAAGAGAAACGGCAGACGATAGAGCTGCACGCAGGGCCGGCAAAATCAGGGATAAACTGCACTGGGAACCGGGCATACTCAATGGTAATGGCTGGAAACCGAAAGGCATGCATTGGCGTACTTTTGAAAAGCTTCAGGTGGAGCATGATCGACATACGCAACAAGCTTTTGCTGGGATTATGGCGCGTTTTAAAATAAAGCATCTGTGA
- a CDS encoding type II toxin-antitoxin system VapB family antitoxin, with protein sequence MQTTITIDDALIEQAAKLANTQDQSLLIELALSEFIEHHRLPKKRDLRDLVGKVSIAPDYDYKKMRIGEP encoded by the coding sequence ATGCAAACTACCATTACTATCGATGACGCACTGATTGAACAAGCAGCTAAATTGGCGAATACTCAAGATCAAAGCCTGTTGATCGAGCTGGCGTTGAGCGAATTTATCGAGCATCACCGACTTCCCAAAAAACGCGATTTACGCGATTTGGTCGGCAAAGTAAGCATTGCCCCTGATTATGACTATAAAAAAATGCGCATAGGTGAACCATGA
- a CDS encoding cell division protein ZipA C-terminal FtsZ-binding domain-containing protein: MDKEILRMVIIVMGLIVIAVMLLWSYFKGKKSRRDGFYFDDKESVRNIDPSLALHPEHDEFDIVPLDSAQGKDDSADFKDYSTETRYGYESVKQPDTDASAQPYQTKKSKDQLPALIQFSLIAAEDEGFNGTDLALAFDSVGLVYGNIKIYERLDSRGLVDFGVASMVEPGIFPDRDLEKFTTPGLVFFMQPREVDDPVSVFDDFIETIDILAEELDGVPWDDQRQPLTDETVEVLRNRLSLGN; this comes from the coding sequence ATGGATAAAGAAATTTTAAGAATGGTTATTATTGTCATGGGGTTGATTGTGATCGCGGTCATGTTGCTGTGGTCTTATTTCAAAGGCAAAAAATCTCGGCGGGATGGTTTTTATTTCGACGATAAGGAGTCGGTACGGAATATCGATCCGTCGCTGGCCTTGCATCCCGAACACGACGAATTCGACATCGTGCCGCTCGACTCTGCGCAAGGCAAGGATGATTCGGCCGATTTCAAGGATTATTCGACTGAAACACGATACGGCTACGAGTCGGTTAAACAGCCTGATACCGATGCATCGGCTCAGCCGTATCAAACCAAAAAATCGAAAGATCAACTGCCTGCGCTAATTCAATTTAGTTTGATAGCCGCCGAGGATGAAGGGTTTAACGGCACCGATCTGGCCTTGGCTTTCGACAGTGTCGGATTGGTCTACGGTAATATTAAGATTTACGAGCGCTTGGATAGTAGAGGCTTGGTGGATTTCGGCGTGGCTAGCATGGTTGAGCCTGGCATATTCCCTGATCGTGATTTAGAAAAATTCACGACGCCGGGCTTGGTATTTTTTATGCAACCGCGTGAAGTCGATGATCCTGTGTCGGTATTTGATGATTTTATCGAAACGATCGATATATTGGCCGAGGAGCTCGATGGCGTGCCGTGGGACGATCAGCGCCAACCGCTGACCGACGAAACGGTTGAAGTGTTGAGGAATCGCTTGTCGTTGGGCAATTGA
- the asd gene encoding archaetidylserine decarboxylase (Phosphatidylserine decarboxylase is synthesized as a single chain precursor. Generation of the pyruvoyl active site from a Ser is coupled to cleavage of a Gly-Ser bond between the larger (beta) and smaller (alpha chains). It is an integral membrane protein.), with amino-acid sequence MTIKETITTLPQYVLPHHTLSQLMSKLTHCENKLWKNLFIKQIIRHYGVDMSEALEPNIEAYASFNEFFTRQLKPEARPIANEPGAIVSPADGVVSQAGHIKDGEIFQAKGKSFTATQLLGGDGERAEAFKDGSFATIYLSPRDYHRLHMPLTGTLKEMIHIPGRLFSVNAATTNSVPGLFARNERVAAIFDTQAGPMALVLVGAIFVSSVETVWHGVVTPPSIEKVRTWQYETDAPQLNIGEEMGRFNMGSTIIVLFGKDKADWQADFTADSPVKLGQLIGKTLSKTGDNTVLL; translated from the coding sequence ATGACGATTAAAGAAACCATAACCACCCTGCCCCAATATGTTTTGCCTCATCATACGCTCTCGCAGTTGATGAGCAAACTGACCCATTGCGAAAACAAGCTTTGGAAAAATCTATTTATCAAGCAAATCATACGACACTACGGCGTCGACATGAGCGAGGCGCTCGAGCCGAATATCGAAGCCTATGCCAGCTTCAACGAGTTTTTTACGCGCCAATTGAAACCCGAAGCCAGACCGATTGCCAACGAACCCGGCGCGATCGTTTCGCCGGCCGACGGCGTCGTCAGCCAGGCCGGTCACATCAAGGACGGCGAGATTTTCCAAGCCAAAGGTAAAAGTTTTACCGCAACGCAGCTACTCGGCGGCGATGGCGAACGCGCCGAAGCATTCAAAGACGGTTCGTTCGCAACCATTTATTTGTCGCCTCGCGATTACCACCGCTTGCACATGCCCCTGACCGGAACCTTGAAAGAAATGATACACATCCCCGGCCGCTTATTCAGCGTCAACGCCGCAACGACCAACAGCGTACCCGGACTGTTCGCGCGCAACGAACGCGTCGCGGCGATCTTCGATACTCAAGCTGGTCCGATGGCTTTGGTATTGGTCGGCGCGATCTTCGTATCGAGCGTCGAAACGGTTTGGCACGGTGTCGTCACGCCGCCGTCGATCGAAAAAGTCAGAACCTGGCAATACGAAACCGATGCTCCGCAGTTGAATATCGGCGAGGAAATGGGCCGTTTCAACATGGGCTCGACGATCATCGTCTTGTTCGGCAAAGACAAAGCCGACTGGCAAGCGGATTTCACAGCTGACAGCCCGGTGAAATTAGGTCAATTAATAGGAAAAACACTAAGCAAAACCGGAGATAATACGGTTTTATTATGA